From a region of the Pseudomonadales bacterium genome:
- a CDS encoding acetolactate synthase large subunit, with amino-acid sequence MNGAEALVRTLLDAGVEVCFANPGTSEMHFVAALDRVPGMRCVLGLFEGVVTGAADGYARIAGKPAATLLHLGAGLGNGFANLHNAYRAEVAIVNIVGDHATYHLQYDTPLTSDIAGVAAPVSRWVHSSASSDELPQDAANAVAAANEAPGRVATLILPADVSWGECSSGPAAPATAAPARYAYDDAVEACAGALRCGEPAMIVIGGHVHDAELELAATIAATTGARIAVETFATRLPWGAGQPQCERITYLAEMVIEQLKSVRKLILVATREPASFFAYPGVPGRVAPEDCEVLVLAEPHQDRIDALERLASALRTVRVEPPRCELALPALPQSGPLDTSVVADVIAALLPEHAILVDEGVTCGMEVFARTRTARAHQWISQTGGAIGWGIPAAVGAAIAAPDRKVICLEGDGSAMYTIQALWTLARERLDVTVVLFANRDYAILQLEFLRVGASGMGANARSMLHIGKPDIDFVALAQSMGVAATRAHDAASFAAQFAEAIGTRGPRLIEVLMPAFNPA; translated from the coding sequence ATGAACGGAGCCGAGGCGCTGGTGCGCACACTGCTCGACGCCGGCGTCGAGGTCTGCTTCGCGAACCCCGGCACCTCCGAGATGCACTTCGTCGCCGCACTGGACCGTGTTCCCGGGATGCGCTGTGTGCTGGGGCTGTTCGAGGGGGTGGTGACCGGCGCTGCCGACGGCTACGCGCGCATCGCCGGCAAGCCCGCTGCCACGCTGCTGCACCTGGGTGCCGGGCTCGGCAACGGCTTTGCAAACCTGCACAACGCCTACCGTGCCGAAGTGGCGATCGTGAATATCGTCGGGGACCACGCGACCTACCACCTGCAGTACGACACCCCGCTCACATCCGACATCGCCGGCGTCGCCGCTCCGGTGTCGCGCTGGGTTCATTCCTCGGCGTCCAGCGACGAGCTGCCGCAGGATGCAGCGAACGCGGTCGCCGCCGCAAACGAGGCGCCGGGGCGCGTCGCAACGCTGATCCTGCCTGCGGACGTATCGTGGGGCGAATGCAGCAGCGGCCCTGCTGCACCGGCTACTGCAGCGCCGGCACGCTACGCCTACGACGACGCGGTCGAGGCCTGCGCCGGCGCACTGCGCTGCGGCGAGCCGGCAATGATCGTCATCGGCGGCCACGTTCACGATGCCGAGCTCGAACTTGCGGCGACCATCGCCGCCACGACCGGGGCAAGGATCGCGGTCGAAACCTTTGCGACCCGACTGCCGTGGGGGGCGGGACAGCCGCAGTGCGAGCGCATCACCTACCTCGCCGAGATGGTGATCGAGCAACTGAAGAGCGTGCGCAAGCTGATCCTGGTCGCCACACGCGAGCCGGCGTCGTTCTTCGCGTACCCCGGTGTTCCGGGCCGGGTCGCGCCCGAGGACTGCGAGGTACTGGTACTCGCGGAACCGCACCAGGATCGGATCGATGCGCTCGAACGGCTGGCGTCGGCCTTGCGTACGGTTCGCGTCGAGCCGCCACGCTGCGAGCTCGCGTTGCCCGCACTGCCGCAATCCGGGCCGCTGGACACGTCGGTGGTCGCCGACGTGATCGCCGCGCTGTTACCCGAGCACGCCATCCTGGTCGATGAAGGCGTCACCTGCGGTATGGAAGTGTTCGCGCGCACGCGCACCGCACGTGCACACCAGTGGATCTCGCAGACGGGCGGAGCGATTGGCTGGGGTATCCCGGCAGCCGTCGGGGCCGCGATCGCAGCACCCGATCGCAAGGTCATCTGTCTGGAAGGTGATGGCAGCGCCATGTACACGATCCAGGCGCTGTGGACGCTGGCGCGCGAACGGCTCGACGTGACGGTCGTGCTGTTTGCAAATCGTGATTACGCGATCCTGCAGCTCGAATTCCTGCGCGTCGGCGCTTCCGGCATGGGCGCCAATGCGCGCTCGATGCTGCATATCGGCAAGCCGGATATCGATTTCGTGGCGCTGGCGCAGTCGATGGGTGTCGCAGCGACGCGCGCACACGATGCTGCCAGCTTCGCTGCGCAATTCGCCGAAGCGATCGGAACACGCGGCCCGCGGCTGATCGAAGTTCTGATGCCTGCATTCAATCCCGCTTGA
- a CDS encoding acyl-CoA dehydrogenase family protein, translating into MNDPDPFRSEVRAWLELNCPQSMRGMPRQGQSSEETVCWGGRRWVFASEDQRIWLERMAERGWTAPEWPREYAGGGLDHAQAKVLREELARVHARPPLASFGLSMLGPALLRFGSDEQKRRFLPPIVRGEIRWCQGYSEPGAGSDLASLQTRAEDRGDHYRVNGQKIWTSYADQADWIFCLVRTDPLAAKHEGIGFLLFDMESPGVSTRPITLISGSSPFCETFFDDVRVPKHQLVGEVNKGWDIAKYLLTHEREMISGLFGAGGAGQASVAEIACERIGLSHGRLADPGLRHDLARLAIDSEAFASTLERVVDEAKAGFGTGAASSLLKYQGTELNRQRHELLMAVGGAEALGWEGQRFSEGALARGWLRSKGSSIEGGTSEIQLNIIAKRLLGLPA; encoded by the coding sequence GTGAACGATCCCGACCCTTTCCGTAGCGAAGTGCGTGCCTGGCTGGAGCTGAACTGTCCGCAGTCGATGCGCGGGATGCCCCGCCAGGGGCAGTCGTCCGAGGAAACGGTGTGTTGGGGTGGGCGGCGCTGGGTGTTTGCCAGTGAGGACCAGCGCATATGGCTCGAACGTATGGCGGAGCGAGGCTGGACCGCTCCCGAGTGGCCGCGCGAATACGCTGGCGGCGGGCTCGATCACGCGCAGGCGAAAGTGCTGCGCGAGGAGCTTGCCCGTGTCCACGCCCGCCCGCCGCTTGCCAGCTTTGGCCTTTCGATGCTCGGACCGGCGTTGTTGCGTTTCGGCAGTGACGAGCAGAAGAGGCGTTTCCTGCCCCCGATCGTGCGTGGCGAGATCCGCTGGTGCCAGGGCTACAGCGAGCCTGGCGCGGGGTCGGACCTCGCGAGCCTGCAGACGCGTGCCGAAGACCGCGGCGACCATTACCGGGTAAACGGCCAGAAAATCTGGACTTCGTACGCCGACCAGGCCGACTGGATCTTCTGCCTGGTTCGCACCGATCCGCTGGCCGCAAAGCACGAAGGCATCGGTTTCCTGCTGTTCGACATGGAGTCGCCGGGGGTCAGTACCCGGCCGATCACGCTGATCAGCGGCAGCTCTCCTTTCTGCGAGACCTTCTTCGACGACGTTCGTGTGCCGAAGCACCAGCTTGTCGGCGAGGTGAACAAGGGTTGGGATATCGCCAAGTACCTGCTGACGCATGAGCGCGAGATGATCAGCGGACTGTTCGGCGCAGGTGGCGCCGGGCAGGCCAGCGTGGCCGAGATCGCGTGCGAGCGCATCGGGCTGAGCCACGGCCGGCTCGCTGATCCTGGTCTTCGCCACGACCTTGCACGACTGGCGATCGACTCCGAGGCGTTTGCCTCCACGCTGGAGCGTGTGGTCGATGAAGCGAAGGCAGGGTTTGGTACCGGCGCCGCTTCGTCGCTGCTGAAGTACCAGGGCACCGAGCTGAACAGGCAGCGTCATGAACTGTTGATGGCCGTCGGCGGAGCCGAAGCACTCGGCTGGGAGGGGCAACGCTTCAGCGAAGGCGCGCTCGCGCGCGGCTGGCTGCGCAGCAAGGGCTCATCGATCGAGGGCGGTACTTCGGAGATCCAGTTGAACATCATTGCCAAGCGGCTTCTGGGGTTGCCGGCATGA
- a CDS encoding SDR family NAD(P)-dependent oxidoreductase: protein MSVCFDGRVAIVTGAGAGLGRSHALALAARGAKVVVNDAGGASDGSGRSGTVAEAVAAEIRAAGGEAIASGASVTERGEVDAMIRQALDAWGRVDILINNAGILRDRSFAKTDIDDFRAVVEVHLLGAVHCTAAVWEAMRAQQYGRIVMTVSSSGLYGNFGQSNYAAAKMALVGLMNTLVMEGEKHGIRVNCVAPVAGTRLTEGLLDQQAFELLTPEAVTAGVLALCAERSPNRMILSAGAGGYASVHIYETLGVHLAPEEQTPDNVLARLAAIEDRSGEQEFRQGFQQSLKFVRAAAQAAGIVI from the coding sequence ATGAGCGTATGTTTCGATGGCAGGGTGGCGATCGTGACCGGAGCCGGCGCCGGACTGGGGCGCTCGCACGCCCTTGCGCTGGCAGCGCGCGGGGCGAAGGTGGTGGTGAACGATGCAGGCGGGGCCAGCGATGGCAGCGGTCGGTCGGGGACGGTCGCGGAAGCGGTGGCAGCAGAGATCCGCGCTGCGGGCGGTGAGGCGATCGCGAGTGGCGCCAGTGTCACCGAGCGTGGCGAAGTCGATGCGATGATACGCCAGGCACTCGACGCCTGGGGTCGCGTCGACATCCTGATCAACAATGCCGGCATCCTGCGCGACAGGAGTTTTGCAAAGACCGACATCGACGATTTCCGTGCCGTCGTCGAGGTGCACCTGCTGGGCGCGGTGCACTGCACGGCGGCCGTGTGGGAGGCGATGCGGGCACAGCAGTACGGGCGCATCGTGATGACGGTCTCGTCGAGCGGTCTGTACGGGAATTTCGGTCAGAGCAATTATGCTGCCGCGAAGATGGCGCTGGTCGGGCTGATGAACACGCTGGTGATGGAGGGCGAGAAACACGGTATCCGCGTCAATTGCGTGGCGCCGGTGGCTGGCACTCGCCTGACCGAAGGGCTGCTCGATCAGCAGGCCTTCGAGCTGCTGACACCGGAGGCGGTCACGGCGGGTGTGCTGGCGCTGTGCGCCGAGCGATCACCGAACCGCATGATCCTGTCGGCCGGTGCAGGTGGCTATGCGAGCGTCCATATTTATGAAACCCTTGGCGTACATCTGGCGCCCGAAGAGCAGACACCGGACAATGTGCTGGCACGACTCGCCGCGATCGAGGATCGCAGCGGCGAGCAGGAATTCCGCCAGGGTTTCCAGCAAAGCCTCAAGTTCGTTCGTGCCGCGGCGCAGGCCGCGGGCATCGTCATCTGA
- a CDS encoding acyl-CoA dehydrogenase family protein, whose amino-acid sequence MSSEIAPLVYDEDERLLDKEAGAFLSEHAGPRELRRLRDTHDPDGFSRALWRQMVALGWAGLLVDERYGGLGFTYAGAGILSEHCGRTLAASPLFATAIVAATLIGRLASARQRQQLLPALAAGERLCALAIDERARHDPSAIELSATADGGGFRLDGEKCFVIDAHVADLLLVVARSDLASSGTAGLSVFAVARQIPGLHVVRTRLLDSRNAATLHFAGVRVGADALLGEPGQAWPALEYTLDVARVCAGAEQLGIAGEAFARTIEYLKQRRQFGRAIGEFQALQHRAAQLFCEIELARSAVLRALRAADAGELRLAALASVAKVKAGDAATLAVNEAVQMHGGIGMTDAIDIGLFMKRAATLRQLFGDSYYHTDRYATLAGY is encoded by the coding sequence ATGAGCTCGGAGATCGCGCCGCTGGTATACGACGAAGACGAACGCCTGCTCGACAAGGAGGCGGGCGCGTTTCTGAGCGAACACGCGGGACCCAGGGAGCTGCGCCGGTTGCGCGACACGCACGACCCCGATGGATTCTCGCGCGCCTTGTGGCGCCAGATGGTCGCGCTCGGCTGGGCAGGGCTGCTCGTCGACGAACGATACGGGGGACTCGGCTTCACGTACGCCGGTGCCGGCATCCTCAGCGAGCACTGCGGACGCACGCTGGCCGCCTCGCCGCTGTTTGCGACCGCGATCGTCGCTGCCACGCTGATCGGGCGCCTGGCGTCGGCACGGCAACGACAGCAACTGTTGCCCGCGCTTGCCGCCGGAGAGCGGCTGTGTGCGCTGGCCATCGACGAGCGGGCGCGCCACGACCCGAGTGCGATCGAGCTGAGCGCGACCGCCGATGGCGGTGGCTTTCGCCTCGACGGCGAGAAGTGCTTCGTCATCGACGCTCACGTGGCGGATCTGTTGCTCGTCGTCGCTCGCAGCGACCTGGCTTCAAGCGGAACGGCGGGTTTGTCGGTGTTCGCCGTGGCGCGTCAGATCCCGGGTCTGCACGTCGTACGCACGCGGCTGCTCGACAGCCGCAACGCGGCGACTCTGCACTTCGCCGGCGTGCGTGTAGGTGCCGACGCACTGCTGGGCGAACCGGGGCAGGCATGGCCCGCGCTGGAATACACGCTCGACGTCGCACGCGTCTGCGCTGGCGCCGAGCAGCTCGGCATCGCCGGTGAAGCCTTCGCCCGCACGATCGAGTACCTGAAGCAGCGGCGCCAGTTCGGCCGTGCCATCGGCGAGTTCCAGGCACTGCAGCATCGTGCTGCGCAACTGTTCTGCGAGATCGAACTGGCGCGCTCGGCGGTGCTGCGTGCGCTGCGCGCGGCCGATGCCGGTGAGCTGCGGCTGGCCGCGCTTGCCAGCGTGGCGAAGGTCAAGGCAGGCGATGCCGCCACGCTCGCGGTCAACGAGGCGGTGCAGATGCACGGTGGCATCGGCATGACGGATGCGATCGACATCGGCCTGTTCATGAAGCGGGCGGCAACCTTGCGGCAGTTGTTCGGTGACAGCTATTACCACACCGACCGCTACGCGACACTGGCCGGCTACTGA
- a CDS encoding acyl-CoA thioesterase II, with amino-acid sequence MSEDLDRLLGALDLEQLDTHLFRGTTPQSRNPRVYGGQVLAQALSCADRSVAAGLRVHSLHAYFLRPGDPSRPIIYAVDPIREGRRFSTRLVVARQQGKAIFNASLSYQRPESGLEHQAPMMQGVPPPESLQRHYDFTSVASRELAAQQPVRSWNPIDYRPLIPRWNGPMEGHSPHTGVWMRADGTLGDDPALHAQVLAYMSDSFLMAISLLPHGMGFDHPHVETASIDHALWFYGDFRADDWMFYELRSPRSGGGRGFNLGSIFARDGRLVAATAQEGLMHLRSSSEAVTKASDHRYA; translated from the coding sequence ATGAGCGAGGATCTGGACCGGTTGCTCGGTGCGCTCGATCTCGAGCAACTGGATACCCATCTTTTTCGCGGCACGACCCCGCAAAGTCGCAACCCCCGCGTATACGGGGGGCAGGTCCTCGCACAGGCGCTGAGTTGCGCCGATCGCAGCGTTGCGGCGGGACTCCGGGTCCATTCGCTGCACGCGTACTTCCTGCGCCCGGGCGACCCGTCGCGGCCGATCATCTACGCGGTCGATCCGATCCGCGAGGGGCGACGTTTCAGCACGCGACTGGTGGTGGCACGCCAGCAGGGCAAGGCGATCTTCAATGCGTCGCTCTCGTACCAGCGACCCGAGAGCGGCCTGGAGCATCAGGCACCGATGATGCAGGGGGTTCCGCCTCCGGAGTCACTGCAGCGCCACTATGATTTCACTTCGGTTGCGTCGCGGGAGCTTGCCGCCCAGCAGCCGGTGCGGAGCTGGAATCCGATCGACTACCGACCGCTGATTCCGCGCTGGAACGGCCCAATGGAAGGCCACTCCCCCCACACCGGCGTATGGATGCGCGCCGACGGTACGCTCGGCGACGATCCGGCGTTGCACGCGCAGGTACTCGCGTACATGTCGGACAGCTTCCTGATGGCGATCTCGCTGTTGCCGCACGGCATGGGTTTCGATCACCCGCACGTCGAGACTGCCAGCATCGATCACGCACTGTGGTTCTACGGTGACTTCCGGGCCGACGACTGGATGTTCTACGAACTGCGCAGCCCACGCAGCGGTGGCGGGCGTGGTTTCAACCTCGGATCGATATTTGCGCGTGATGGACGGCTGGTCGCGGCCACGGCGCAGGAAGGGCTGATGCATCTGCGCTCGTCTTCGGAGGCTGTCACAAAGGCCTCCGATCATCGATATGCGTAG
- a CDS encoding FAD-binding oxidoreductase, translating to MPPCLARALLKPESTAAVARVLALCHAAGQPVVTEGGRTGVVGGTRAEAGEILLSLERMRQIESVDAQARTMSVQAGATLQAAQEAAEAEGLLMALDLGARGSATIGGNIATNAGGNQVIRYGMMREQVLGLEVVLADGTVLPMLNGVLKNNAGYDLKHLFIGSEGTLGVITRAVLRLRPQMPACNTALVATHSLAQVIALLSFIERELGGRMSAFEVMWNSFYRIACRGPHLGPPPLGDEYAFHVLIESTGSEPDKEAAHFLTTLARASEQGLVDAAVLARNERERAAFWAIRDNIGGLFELLPMAAFDISLPVTAMEAYLEHTGERLRSLLGELRWVIFGHLGDNNLHVAVRIGREDPELRHQVEEIVYSGLAAIGGSVSAEHGIGTDKRDFLHYSRSAAEIKLMRTLKHALDPRNILNPGKIFSFRE from the coding sequence ATGCCACCGTGCCTGGCACGTGCGCTGCTGAAGCCGGAGTCGACTGCCGCCGTCGCTCGCGTGCTGGCGCTCTGCCACGCGGCAGGGCAACCCGTCGTGACCGAAGGCGGGCGTACCGGCGTGGTCGGCGGCACGCGGGCAGAGGCGGGCGAAATCCTGTTGTCGCTGGAGCGCATGCGACAGATCGAAAGCGTCGATGCACAGGCCCGCACGATGAGCGTTCAGGCGGGCGCAACGTTACAGGCAGCGCAGGAGGCAGCCGAGGCCGAAGGCCTGCTGATGGCGCTCGATCTGGGAGCACGAGGGTCGGCAACGATCGGTGGCAACATCGCGACCAACGCGGGCGGCAACCAGGTGATCCGCTACGGCATGATGCGCGAGCAGGTGCTCGGCCTGGAGGTGGTGCTTGCCGACGGCACGGTGCTGCCGATGCTGAACGGCGTGCTGAAGAACAATGCCGGCTATGACCTGAAGCATCTGTTCATCGGCAGCGAGGGCACGCTGGGCGTGATCACACGCGCCGTATTGCGACTGCGGCCACAGATGCCGGCATGCAACACGGCGTTGGTGGCCACCCACTCGCTGGCGCAGGTGATCGCTTTGCTTTCGTTCATCGAGCGCGAGCTCGGCGGGCGGATGAGCGCCTTCGAGGTGATGTGGAACAGCTTCTACCGCATCGCCTGCCGTGGACCGCACCTGGGCCCGCCCCCGCTCGGGGATGAGTATGCGTTCCATGTGCTGATCGAATCGACCGGCAGCGAACCGGATAAGGAAGCAGCACACTTCCTCACGACGCTCGCACGAGCCAGCGAACAGGGCCTGGTGGATGCCGCTGTACTGGCACGCAACGAGCGCGAGCGGGCAGCGTTCTGGGCAATTCGTGACAACATCGGCGGGCTGTTCGAACTGCTGCCGATGGCGGCATTCGACATCAGCCTGCCGGTGACGGCAATGGAGGCGTATCTGGAGCACACCGGGGAGCGCCTGCGTTCGCTTCTCGGCGAATTGCGTTGGGTGATTTTCGGTCACCTCGGCGACAACAACCTGCACGTCGCGGTACGTATCGGGCGCGAGGACCCGGAACTGCGCCACCAGGTCGAGGAGATCGTCTACTCGGGACTGGCCGCGATCGGCGGTTCGGTATCAGCCGAACACGGCATCGGCACCGACAAGCGGGACTTTCTGCATTACTCGCGCTCGGCGGCAGAAATCAAACTGATGCGCACGCTGAAGCATGCGCTGGATCCACGCAACATCCTGAATCCCGGAAAGATCTTCAGCTTCCGGGAGTAG